The following nucleotide sequence is from Nitratidesulfovibrio termitidis HI1.
AAACGCGGCCACGCCGGGGGTCACCGGCGACACCATCCATCTGGCCTCGTCCCTGGCCCTGACCGGGCATGCCAGCTACCTTGGCGTGCAGACCCTGCGCGGCGCGCTGTCGTACATCCACCACATCAACGACACCGGCGGGGTACACGGGCGGCGCATCACGATCACCGCGGACGACGACGGCTACGATCCCCCGCGCTGCCTGGCCAACACCCAGCGGTTTCTCATCGATGGCGACGTGTTCGCCCTGTTCAGCTACGTGGGCACCCCCACCACCATGCGGGTATTGCCGCTGGTGGAAGAGGCGCGCATCCCGCTGGTGGGCATGTTCACCGGGGCCAACGGCCTGCGCGAGCCGTTCAACCGTTACGTGTTCAACGTGCGTGCCTCGTACTACCAGGAAACCAAGGCCGCCGTGCGCCATCTGGTGCGCGACCTTGGGCTGACGCGCATCGCCGTGTTCTACCAGTACGACGCCTATGGCTTCGACGGGCTGACCGGCACGGAAATAGCCCTGCGCGAACTGGGGTTGGCCCCGGTGACGCGCGGCTCGTACGTGCGCGGCACCACCAAGGTGGAGGAAGGGTTGCGCCGCATCCTGGCCGCCAACGCCCAGGCCGTGGTCATGGTGGGCACCTACGAGCCTTCGGCCCGGTTCATCCGCCTGGCGGAACAGGCGGGCCTGCGCGCGGTATTCCACTGCCTGTCGTTCACCGGGGCCGAGGAACTGGCCCGGCTACTGGGCAATGCGCCGGTGAACCCGGTGACCATGTCGCAGGTGGTGCCGCCCCCGCGCGCCAAGGAAACCCCCGACCTGCTGACCGCCGCCGCCGACTACGTGCAACTGCTGCACCGCTACTTTCCCGACGAGACGCCCAACACCATCGGCCTTGAAGGCTACGTCAACGCGCGCATCCTGGTGGAAGGGCTGCGCCGCGCAGGCCGCGACCTGACCCGCGAAGGCTTCGTGCAGGCCCTTGAATCGCTGCGCGACTACCCGCTGGGCGGCAGCACCTACGTGTCCTTTTCGCCCGAGAGCAGGCAGGGCATGAACCAGGTGTACTTCACCCGACTGCACGACGGGCAGTTCGAACTGATTCGCGACTTTGGCGAAGTGCGCCCCCTGCCTGCGCCAGCCCCCGAGGCCGGGCCTGAATCTGCGGTCGGACCTGACGCTGCGGTCGGGCCGGATGTTTCGCCTGATCCGGATTCCGTTTCTCGGCCTGACCTTGCGATCGGCGCGGGTGGCGGATCAGGAACGGATTCCGCCCCGAGTCCCGTTCCGAGCATTGTCCCGAATTCTGGCCCGAGCCAGGGCCCGAATCCTGCGCGGACCCCCGTGCTCTCCCCCGCACCGGGCAGCGCGGAGGCACGGTCATGATCCTGCGCCGCTTCCAACGCCTGGGGCTGCAACAGAAGTTCTTCATCACCATTCTTGTGGTGATCATGGCCATCAGCGGCACCATCGCCCTGTTGGCCCGGTGGATTCTGGTGTCCGGCCTGACCGCGGAACTGGAACTGCGCGGCGCGGCCATCGCCCACAGCGTGGCGGCGCGCGGGGCGGGCTACATCCTGGACAACGACGTGCCGCAACTGGTGGGGCTTATCTTCGACGAGGCCCAACTGCGCGAGCGGCACCAGTTCATCGCCTACATCTTCGTCACGGACCCGCAAGGCGCCGTGCTGGCCCACACCTTCATCAAGCCCTTCCCCGAATACCTGCGCATGGCCAACCCCCTGCCCGACGGGATGGCCAAAAGCGTGGAACTGGTGGACGTGATGGGGGTGTCGGCCTACGACATCGCCGTGCCGGTGAAGGAGGGGCTGTACCGCATCGGCGACGTGCACGTGGGCCTCAGCAAGGACCACATGGACAGCCTGGTGGGCAAGCTGCGGGTGACCTTTCTGGGGTTCATCACGGCGGTGGTGGTGATCACCTTCTTCATCAGCCACTATCTCGCCCGGTACATCACCGCACCCGTGACGCGCCTGACGCGCATTTCCGACGATCTTTCACGCGGCAACTTCAACACCGCCGTGGACCTGGACGTGCCCGACGCGGGCTGGGACATCCATGACTGCCCCGCCTACAGCAACACCGACCTGCCGTGCTGGCACTTCGACGAGCAGCGCCGGGGCCCGCGCCAGACGCCGGAGCGGCTGCACAGCTGCCCCACCTGCGTGTTCTACCGCAAGCGCGGCGGCGACGAGGTGATCCAACTGGCCGACTCGTTCCGCAACATGGTGTGGTCCATCCGGCTGTACCGCAAGCGGCTGCAGGAGTCGGAGGGCAAGTACCGCTCGTTGTTCGACAGCGGGCCGGACCCCATCTTCGTGGTGGACTGCACAGACCTGTGCATTCTGGACGCCAACCCGCGCGCCGTGGAAATGTACGGCTACACCCGCGAGGAACTGCACGGCCTGCCGCTCACCGCGCTGGGCGGCGACGTGATGCGCGAATGCAGCGCGGTGTTCGACACCGTGTTCGATGGCGGCGATGCGGCGGGCGGCTGCCTGAACATTCCCAAGGCCATGCAGGTGCGCAAGGACGGCAGCGTGTTCCACGTCAACCTGCATGCCTGCCCCATCAGCTATCGCGGGCGGCCCGCCATCATCGTGTCCACCACCGACATCAGCGAAATGATGGACAAGGACGCCCAGATCATCCAGGCGGCCAAGATGAAGTCGCTGGGCGAAATGTCCGCCGGGGTGGCCCACGAGTTGAACCAGCCGCTCAACGCCATCCGCATGGGCAGCGACTTCCTGTCGCTGGTCATCGAGCAGGGGCTGCCGCTGCCGCAATCGCGCCTGCACGAGGTTGCGCGCGACATCTGCACCCAGGTCGACCGCGCCACGGAAATCATCAACACCCTGCGTTCGTTCGGCCGCAAGTCCGACGCGGTCATAGAGCCGCTGGACATCAACCGGCCCACCCGCGCCGTGCTGCCGCTGGTGGAGCGCCAGTTCCTGCTCCAGAACGTGGAGGTGAAGCTGGACCTGGCCGAGGGCCTGCCCCCGGTGCGCGCCCACGAGAACCGCCTGCAGCAGGTGTTCTTCAACCTGGTGACCAACGCCCGCGACGCCATTCTGGATCGCGCCCGCAAGGATGGCGGCCTGCGCGGGGTGATCACCATCGCCACGCGGGCCGAGGCCGACGGCGACGCCGTGGTGGCCACCGTGTCCGACAACGGCGCGGGTATTCCCGAGGCGCTGCGCGAGCAGATATTCCAGCCGTTCTTCACCACCAAGGTCACGGGCCAGGGCATGGGCCTTGGGCTGTCCATCGTGTACGGCATCGTGCGCGATTACGGCGGCGACATCCGCATCGAAAGCACAGAGGGCAAGGGCGCCGCATTCCACGTGCGCCTGCCCGCCCACCGCGATACCCCGCCCCACGGCGGCAAAAAGGACGACAGCCATGCGCATCCTGGTGATTGACGACGAGGCGCCCACCCTGAAGATGTTCGGCCTGCTGCTGGAAGCGCTGGGGCACGAGCCGCTGGCCGCGGAATCGGGCGAGGAGGGGCTGATCCGCTTCGACCGCGAACGCCCCGACGTGGTGCTGACCGACATCAAGATGCCGGGCATCGACGGCATGGACGTGCTGCGCGCCCTGAAGGAAGCCGACCCGCGCAGCGAGGTCATCGTCATCACCGGACACGGCGACACGGAACTGGCCATAGAGGCGCTGCACCTGGACGCCACCGACTTCATCAACAAGCCGGTGCGGCGCGAGGCCCTGGAACACGCCCTGGCGCGGGCCGAGGAACGCATCCGCCTGAAACGCGTCAAGGAAGAGGAAATCCGGCTGGTGGCCGGACCGGGGGTGGCGGAAACTGGCGACGCGGACACGGGCGCGGCGCAGGACGGCGTCGCAGTGGTGCGCATACGCGGCACGGTGAACAGCCCGGCGGAACCGGTACTGCGCCACGTGTTCGAAGAGGCGCTGCTGACCGGCGCACCAACGGTGGTGCTGGACTTCGAGCCGTCCGTTTCGGTGAACGGCGCGGGCATCGCCGTGCTGGCGGAACTGGTGCGCCACGCCCGCACCCTGGGCCGCGCGGTGCGCATCAGCGGGGTGTCGCCCAATCTTTCCACCGTGTTCGACGTGGTGGGCATTGCCCGCAACGCCACGGTGCAGGTGGGCACGGCGGCGGAATAGGCGAATGGATGCGCCACCCGCGCGACCGGACAGGAAGCGACGGGCGCAAGAAAGGGCCGCATGCACAGGGCATGCGACCCTTTCGGCATACCTTTCAGGCCAGATTATGATCGTGCGGCACAGCGAGGGAATTCCTTCAACGCCGCCTCGACCACATCTCCTTCGATATCACCCGCGACGATGGTCAGGGAAAGCTTGACCAGCCCTTCCACAAGCCCCGGTGCAGGGCGCTCGATGTTCTTGATCCACAACACGGTGCCATGCTGCGCGTCGATCAGGCGCGCGGCCACGGACCGCACGTCGAAATATTCCTTGCCCTGATTGTAGCTGCGGTAAATGGACGTGGCCTCGATGACGAACATGGCCTGCACGTTCAGCAATTCCGCCAGCTTGACCCGGAAGTCCTTTTCCATGAGCTGGTTGTATTGCAGCTTTTGCTCCCGCAGGATCATGTCGATATCCGACCTGCTGGCCAGCAGGTAGCCCTTGTGCGTGAGATCCTCCAGCGCCATGTTTTCCGCGCGCACCGAATTGAACCCCTTGTCGGGGATGACGATCACCGCCACCCGCTGCAGGGGAGCCCCGGCGGAGGTCACGATGGGTGGGGGTGGCGGCGGCGGAGTCCCTGTCGTCCCCTGCGCGGCTCCGGTCGACCTGGGCGTACATGCCGCCGCCAGCAGCATGCACGCCATGGCCAGCGCCATCGCCCCGCCGACCACCACACTACGGAATCTGTTTGAACGCGGATTCAAGTGCATCAGAAAGCGCCTCCTTCTTCATCGTGTCCACGGGTTTTGCCTGCCCCTGAAAATAGACCGGGGAAGCGCCTTCGCTCCGCACGGAATGCAGGGTTTCACCCGAATCCGTGGCATATGCGACAAGCCTCACGACCGCATATGCCTTTGTCGAACCGAAATCTCTCCCCACGGGGCCCTGCTGGTCGCTCATGTACAGATCACTCACCTCGACCTTCACGTACCTGCCTCGCAATGCCTGCACCGCGCCCACCCTGTCCGTGACGATGCTACGCACGTCTTCGGCAAGCAGACTGTCCACGCCCCTTGCGCGCACGTTCACCGTCACCCCTTTGCGATAGACATCCCGCGGGACGGGGGAGGCAGGTGGCGACTTGACGGATGCCGTCGATGGACCGCGTGCTTCGGCCCCGGCGCCTGTGCCATCGGAAGCCGAACGCCTCGATGGGTCTGGTCCTGGCTGCGGGTTGGGCTTTGGCTCAGGCAGAGGCTCTCGCTGCGTTTTTTGCGCGAACGCACTCTTGTGGGGCTCCGTGTAGAACGCCTTGAGAGCACTGGAATGTTTGTTCCACCAGAAGGCAAGAACGAACAGCAGTACCATAATGGACAACACTGCCCGAAACGGCCCCCCCCAACGGAGCTGCCACACGGCGGCCAACACAAAGTAAGCGCCCCCGACCATGCCCACCAATTCGAACATCGGGGCTCTCAAGGGGCCGGACGAGAGCGCCGCAGCACATGCCGCGCTGAACGCTGCCGCGAATAGCGCGATTATCGCCGCTGGCGAAAACAATATGTCGCCCAGACTGCCCGATGCTCCGTTACCGTTGTCCACGCAGCCCCCTTGCCTAGACCGCCCGCACGCGTTTTGCCCCGCCCCGTCGGCACCCGGAGCGGACTTCTCGAACCAAAGGATACAGGATATACAAAAGACGCCGCCCCGAAACCGGACCGGCCTTCCTGCCGCAATAGACGAACACAACCCACAGGGCTGGATGCGACATCAAAACCATTAAATGATGTTTATTTACCTATACAAAAATCAGAAAAATGTAAATACGCCAAAAGGCAATGAACTTCCCTTCTGAAGGGGCTCACCATGACCATCCGCGCCCTCATCGTCGATGACGAACGCCCCGCCAGGGACGAACTGGCCTACCTGCTCTCGGCCTACCCGGACGTGGAGGCCGCCGAGGCGGCATCGGCCAGCGAGGCGTTGCGCAAGCTGGCGGACGAAAAGTTCGACCTGGTCTTCCAGGACATCCAGATGCCGGGGCACGACGGCTTCCACGTCCTGCGCGAGGCGCAGGCCCAGTCGCAGCCGGGCGAGGCCCCGCCGCTGTTCGTCTTCGTCACCGCCTTCGACGAGCACGCCATCCGCGCCTTCGAGGAAAACGCCCTCGACTACCTGCTGAAGCCCGTGGCCCCGGCCCGGCTGGCCCGCTGCCTGGACCGGGTGCGCGGACGACTGGCCACCGACGGCGCACAGCCGTTGCAGAACGCCGTGGCCACCCTGCTGGGCGCGTTGGGTCATTCCAAGCCCGTGGACCGTCTCGCCGTCGAGCACGGCGGGCGCATCAGCCTCATCCCCACGCGCGACGTGGTGATGATAGAGGCCGAAGAAAAGCGCATCGTGGCCGTCACCGACGAGGGCCGCCTGCCCTGCCACAACATGAACACCCTGGCCCGGGCGGAAGAACGCCTGGCCGGGCTGCCGTTCTTTCGGGTGAACCGCGCCGTGCTGGTAAACCTGGAGCGCATTGCCGAATTTTCGCCGTGGATCAACGGCAAGTACCATCTGGTCATGAACGACCCGGAGCGCACCGAGGTCACCGTCAGCCGCAACCGCGCGCGCGACTTCCGTTCCCGGCTCGGCGTCTAGGCGCTGCCGCCGGATTGCCCTTTCGCCCGTTGGCTGGCGCCTCGAAAGACAGATCACGTGTACGTCAGGTGAGCTTGCGAATCAGACGGGCATCGTACAACGCGGTCAGGCTCCACCTGTCAACGAACACAACTCCTGATTGAAAAACAGCCCCTAGCGAGGGCACCGCATGGACCCGATACTTTCCCCCCATGTTCCCGAACTGTTCATCACCCTGACCCAGCGCTTCGGCCTGCTGCTGGCCGGGGGCTTCGCCATCATGACCTTTGCCCCGCTGGACAAGGTGGGGCCCGGGCGCTCGCGCCCGTTGTGGGCCACGGCGCTGCTGGTGGTCATGTTCGGGCTGTTCGGCATTCTGGGCACCTACACCGGCAACTTCGTGTTCCAGTCCTTCGCCAACCTGCGGGCCATGGGCGTGATCACCGCCGGTTTGTTCGGCGGGCCGGTGGTGGGCGCGGGGGCGGGCATCATCGCCGCCGGGCACCGCTATCTCATCGACGTGGGCGGATTCAGCGCGCTGCCGTGCGGCCTTGCCACCCTGAGCGAAGGGGTGCTGGCCGGGCTGGTGGCATGGCGCTTTCCGGAACGGCGGCTGGACTGGGCCACGGCCCTGACCCTGGGGCTGATCGGCGAAACCTACCACATGGGCCTCGTGCTGTGGCTGGCCGAACCCTTCACCGAGGCCGTGGAACTGGTGCGGGTGATCAGCCTGCCCATGATCCTCATCAACGCCATGGGCGCGGCGCTGTTCGTGCAGGCCCTGCGCCTGCAACTGCATTTCCGCGACCTGCGCGACTCCACCCAGGCCCGTCAGATCCTGTCCATCGCCAACCGGACACTGTCGCACCTGCGTTCCGGCCTGACGCGCGCCTCTGCCCAGGCCACGGCGGACATCATCCTGGACGAGACGCACGTGGCCGCCGTGGCCCTGACCGGGGGCGACATGGTGCTGGCCCACGTGGGCGCGGGCGACGACCACCACATGCCCGGCTTTCAGGTGCGCACCCTGGCCACCCGCCGGGTGGCGGAAACGGGCGAGCCGCTGTTCGTGCGTGACCGCGATTCCATCGGCTGCCGCCAGCCCGGCTGCCCGCTGACCGACGCCATCATCGTGCCGCTGCGCAAGGGCGGCCAGATTCTGGGGTGCCTGAAGCTGTACGGCACCAAGAACCGCCCGCTGGACCAGACCCGCTTCGAACTGGCCAAGGGGTTGGCCGACCTGTTCTCCACCCAGATCGAACTGGAAGAGATCGGCATCAAGAACCAGCTCATCGCCCGCGCCGAAATCCGACGCCTGCAGGCCCAGATCAACCCGCACTTCCTGTTCAACTCGCTGAACACGGTGGCCTCGTTCTGCCGCACCGCGCCCGGCCAGGCCCGCGACCTGATCCTGGACCTGGCCCGGTACATGCGCCGCAACCTCGACTCCAGCCGGGGGGCCATCCGCCTGTCCGAGGAACTGGAGCAGGTGCGCTCGTACCTTGTCATCGAGCAGGCCCGCTTTGGCGACCGCATCCGCGCCGACATCGACCTGGCCCCAGGCACCGCCGACTGGCTGATACCGCCGCTGCTCATCCAGCCGCTGGTGGAAAACAGCGTGCGCCACGGCATCCTGGCCCGCGAGGAAGGCGGTCTGGTGCGCCTGTCGGCCCATGCCGACGGCGACCACCTGCTGGTGACCGTGGAAGACGACGGCGCGGGCATGGACGACGACACCCGCAACGCCATTCTGGCCCCGGACGCCAGCGACCTTTCGCCCCGCATCCTCCCCGTCCCCCCGAGCGAGGCGCAGAACGACGCCCAGTCCGGCCCCCAATTCGGCACATCCTGCACCGACATCCCGGGCGAAAGCCTGCGTGACGGCATTGGCGCCCGCAACTGCAACCAGCGGCTGCTGCAGATGTACGGCCCCTCGTACGCCATGCGCATAGACAGCGAACCCGGCAGGGGCACGCGCGTCTCGTTCCGCATTCCGCGCCAGCAGTTGCAGTAGCGCCGGGCGGGACGGCCCATTGCGCGAGCCCCCGTGGCCGCGCGCTCCCCGCCGCGCAGGCCGCGTTGCCATGCGCGGCGGTTGCGGGTATTTTCCCCCCGTCGCCGGTCGCCATCCGCCCTGACCTCAGTCATGCCATCCTCATGACGACCCCGCCATCACTCCCCAAGGAGCACCCATGCCGCCCGGGGCATACCTTGCCATAAGCCTTGCCGCACTCATCTGCGGCTACCTTCTCTACGGCCGACTGATGGCGCGCCTGATGCGCCCGGACAACGCCCGTCCCACCCCCGCCTGCACCATGGCCGACGGGGTGGACTACGTGAAACTGCCCGCAAAGACCGTCTTTCTCATCCAGTTGCTGAACATCGCGGGCATCGGACCGGTGTACGGCCCCATCCTGGGGGCGCTGTACGGCCCGTGGGCGCTGCTGTGGATCGTGCTGGGGTCTATCTTTGCCGGGGGCGTGCACGACTACTTTTCCGGCATGCTTTCGGTGCGGCGGGGCGGCCTTTCACTGCCGGACGTGGTGGGCGACCACCTGGGCATTCCCATGCGCCGCTTCATGCAGGTCTTCTCGCTGGTGGTGGTGGTGCTGGTGGGGGTGGTGTTCGTCACGGGTCCGGCGCGCCTGCTGTCGGACATGACCGCCATTCCGGTAATGACCTGGGTGGTGATCATCTTCGCCTACTACTTCCTGGCCACCATCCTGCCCATAGAC
It contains:
- a CDS encoding ABC transporter substrate-binding protein, translated to MTTRTAASRAAARHPAPSRRAGGIFRCASGTPPTPAVRPVPAPSSALCCVLSRPLRRPAWRRLLALLPVLLLLALPPLLAACNSDSPRQQENAATPGVTGDTIHLASSLALTGHASYLGVQTLRGALSYIHHINDTGGVHGRRITITADDDGYDPPRCLANTQRFLIDGDVFALFSYVGTPTTMRVLPLVEEARIPLVGMFTGANGLREPFNRYVFNVRASYYQETKAAVRHLVRDLGLTRIAVFYQYDAYGFDGLTGTEIALRELGLAPVTRGSYVRGTTKVEEGLRRILAANAQAVVMVGTYEPSARFIRLAEQAGLRAVFHCLSFTGAEELARLLGNAPVNPVTMSQVVPPPRAKETPDLLTAAADYVQLLHRYFPDETPNTIGLEGYVNARILVEGLRRAGRDLTREGFVQALESLRDYPLGGSTYVSFSPESRQGMNQVYFTRLHDGQFELIRDFGEVRPLPAPAPEAGPESAVGPDAAVGPDVSPDPDSVSRPDLAIGAGGGSGTDSAPSPVPSIVPNSGPSQGPNPARTPVLSPAPGSAEARS
- a CDS encoding ATP-binding protein, translated to MILRRFQRLGLQQKFFITILVVIMAISGTIALLARWILVSGLTAELELRGAAIAHSVAARGAGYILDNDVPQLVGLIFDEAQLRERHQFIAYIFVTDPQGAVLAHTFIKPFPEYLRMANPLPDGMAKSVELVDVMGVSAYDIAVPVKEGLYRIGDVHVGLSKDHMDSLVGKLRVTFLGFITAVVVITFFISHYLARYITAPVTRLTRISDDLSRGNFNTAVDLDVPDAGWDIHDCPAYSNTDLPCWHFDEQRRGPRQTPERLHSCPTCVFYRKRGGDEVIQLADSFRNMVWSIRLYRKRLQESEGKYRSLFDSGPDPIFVVDCTDLCILDANPRAVEMYGYTREELHGLPLTALGGDVMRECSAVFDTVFDGGDAAGGCLNIPKAMQVRKDGSVFHVNLHACPISYRGRPAIIVSTTDISEMMDKDAQIIQAAKMKSLGEMSAGVAHELNQPLNAIRMGSDFLSLVIEQGLPLPQSRLHEVARDICTQVDRATEIINTLRSFGRKSDAVIEPLDINRPTRAVLPLVERQFLLQNVEVKLDLAEGLPPVRAHENRLQQVFFNLVTNARDAILDRARKDGGLRGVITIATRAEADGDAVVATVSDNGAGIPEALREQIFQPFFTTKVTGQGMGLGLSIVYGIVRDYGGDIRIESTEGKGAAFHVRLPAHRDTPPHGGKKDDSHAHPGD
- a CDS encoding response regulator, which translates into the protein MRILVIDDEAPTLKMFGLLLEALGHEPLAAESGEEGLIRFDRERPDVVLTDIKMPGIDGMDVLRALKEADPRSEVIVITGHGDTELAIEALHLDATDFINKPVRREALEHALARAEERIRLKRVKEEEIRLVAGPGVAETGDADTGAAQDGVAVVRIRGTVNSPAEPVLRHVFEEALLTGAPTVVLDFEPSVSVNGAGIAVLAELVRHARTLGRAVRISGVSPNLSTVFDVVGIARNATVQVGTAAE
- a CDS encoding LytR/AlgR family response regulator transcription factor translates to MTIRALIVDDERPARDELAYLLSAYPDVEAAEAASASEALRKLADEKFDLVFQDIQMPGHDGFHVLREAQAQSQPGEAPPLFVFVTAFDEHAIRAFEENALDYLLKPVAPARLARCLDRVRGRLATDGAQPLQNAVATLLGALGHSKPVDRLAVEHGGRISLIPTRDVVMIEAEEKRIVAVTDEGRLPCHNMNTLARAEERLAGLPFFRVNRAVLVNLERIAEFSPWINGKYHLVMNDPERTEVTVSRNRARDFRSRLGV
- a CDS encoding LytS/YhcK type 5TM receptor domain-containing protein yields the protein MDPILSPHVPELFITLTQRFGLLLAGGFAIMTFAPLDKVGPGRSRPLWATALLVVMFGLFGILGTYTGNFVFQSFANLRAMGVITAGLFGGPVVGAGAGIIAAGHRYLIDVGGFSALPCGLATLSEGVLAGLVAWRFPERRLDWATALTLGLIGETYHMGLVLWLAEPFTEAVELVRVISLPMILINAMGAALFVQALRLQLHFRDLRDSTQARQILSIANRTLSHLRSGLTRASAQATADIILDETHVAAVALTGGDMVLAHVGAGDDHHMPGFQVRTLATRRVAETGEPLFVRDRDSIGCRQPGCPLTDAIIVPLRKGGQILGCLKLYGTKNRPLDQTRFELAKGLADLFSTQIELEEIGIKNQLIARAEIRRLQAQINPHFLFNSLNTVASFCRTAPGQARDLILDLARYMRRNLDSSRGAIRLSEELEQVRSYLVIEQARFGDRIRADIDLAPGTADWLIPPLLIQPLVENSVRHGILAREEGGLVRLSAHADGDHLLVTVEDDGAGMDDDTRNAILAPDASDLSPRILPVPPSEAQNDAQSGPQFGTSCTDIPGESLRDGIGARNCNQRLLQMYGPSYAMRIDSEPGRGTRVSFRIPRQQLQ